TTCTTTTTTGATGTAATCAAAAATTTCGCTAACAGAATTCTTATTGTGCAGAACCGAGTTGAAATTTACATTCCGTTTAAAAAAATCGGGATACTTTTGTTGTAATTGTCTAACATTTTGATGCACGTCAGGGAATGAATTTTTACTATTATGATTAACCCTGTAACCGTGGTTTTCTTCGTTCCCATCAAGGCTAACTAAGATGCTGAAATCTTTTTCAACAAGGTAATCCATGCTCTTTCCCAGTAGCAAGGCATTAGTTGTCATCGACCATCTAAAATGTATTTTGGGGATCGATAGTTTTTCAAGGTAATCTATAACTTTTTTTATAAAGTCAATATTCATCAAGGGTTCACCCCCATAAAAGCCAACGGTGACGTTATGGTTTTGTGAATAATTTAGGGGCGATTGCCAAAGATTTACCAGATAGTTTATCATTTCACGGGCAATTTCAAATGGCATATACTTATTTACCCGCTCATCATAATCGGTATAAAACTCACCGTACCCACAGTATTTGCATTTCAGATTACAAGCATCTGTTACCTCAAAAACCAAATGATCCACATTTGCCAACTGCCATTCAATTTGCTTTCCATCCAGCTTTCCAAATTCATCTTTTCTTTTATTCAGAAAAACCCCTTTGTTTTTCAAAAACAGAAATTTGTTGTAGTAGTATTCTACCTGATTTTTCTGGTACTCCCTGTTATCTATTACTAATTTATCGGGTAGGTTGATATTATCCCCATTTTTAAGGAATTGCTCTACTATATATGAAAAAACCGGAGATGCGGGTATAATATAATTTTCAGCGGGGGCCGACAAATACTTATTTTTATTTGCTGAGGTGAATAAAATGTCAGATTTCATCCTATAAGAATTATGTTAAACAGGAATATGTCAAGTAAATTATTTATAGATTTTAACATTGAATTAGAGGTAATCGCAAGTTAAGTATTTATTGTTATATAAATTTAAGATAATTACCTGTTACTATAAACAAATCATTAAAATCGGTTAATAGTCAAGCTTGTTTCTTTAAAACAATCAAGACTATTAACCGATTAAGTTACTATAATTTCAACTCCATGTTATGGAGTTGTTTCATCGCGTACAAACAAGCGTTCATCCATACGCGTAAACAATCTATCTTCATATGAAACGCAGGTGCAATAGCACGTGCATATTATTACGCCCCCTTTAACTTGGGTGGCTTCTTTACTTGAAAGTTCATTCGAACTTAGCGTGTCAAGTTTTAATTTTTTCTCTGTTTTCATAAGATTAATTTGATTAAGTTAATAATTAGTTTTAAAGGCATTAAAAACAAAAACAAGTACTTTCTTAAAAAATATGAGAAAACATTTTCCTTAGTGAAGATTAAACAAAACCGGTTACTTGTATCATATTAGATTTTAGTCTCTATTACAAGCAAATAACCGGTTAGTTATAATATTTGCTTATTGGGCAAAATATATATATTCACCTTGACTATCAAAAGAACGTTCAGAGTACTTCTGATCAAGCGTATCGCAATAGCAGTAGCAACGGCAAATTGGTAGTCCACCTTTTATCTGATTGGCTTCTCGGTTTGCAAGTTCGTGTGAACTCAGTGTGTCAAGTTTTAATTTTTTCATAACTTTAATTTGTTTAAGTTACTAATAATTTGATTTAATATTATGGAAGAGTTCTGTCTACATGTATTAGATTATCTTTACGTGTAAAAAAACTATCCATAGATATGATACAATAACAGGAGCAATTGCAAATTTGTATTGCTCCACCACTTATTTGGGCCACATCTTTATTTGCAAGTTCTTTTAAGTTCAGCGTGTCAAGTTTTAATTTTTTCTCTTTTTTCATAACACTAATTTGTTAAAGTTAATAATAGCATTAAAGGTCATGTTTACAATCTTTTAGAAATATCGATGACTATTAATCGATTAAATTGCTATAATCTTGATTTAAACTTCCTTTACTACAACATGAACTTCATCCCAAGATGAATAACTCCTCTCATAATAAGCAGTGCAATAGCAACGGCAAGTGCAAACTATTCCACCCACAATTTTGTTGGCTTCCTTGTTTTCAAGTTCATTTAAGTTCAGTGAGTCAAGTTTTAATTTTTTTCTTGTTTTCATAACACTAATTAGTTTAAATTAGTAATTGTTTTAAAGGCATTTAAGGCAAAAAAGAATATTTTTTATTGTATATTAGAAATCATGTTCTTTCATGAGGATTATATTAAACCGAT
This portion of the Bacteroidales bacterium genome encodes:
- a CDS encoding rSAM-modified peptide, giving the protein MKTEKKLKLDTLSSNELSSKEATQVKGGVIICTCYCTCVSYEDRLFTRMDERLFVRDETTP
- a CDS encoding rSAM-modified peptide encodes the protein MKKLKLDTLSSHELANREANQIKGGLPICRCYCYCDTLDQKYSERSFDSQGEYIYFAQ
- a CDS encoding radical SAM peptide maturase, with the protein product MKSDILFTSANKNKYLSAPAENYIIPASPVFSYIVEQFLKNGDNINLPDKLVIDNREYQKNQVEYYYNKFLFLKNKGVFLNKRKDEFGKLDGKQIEWQLANVDHLVFEVTDACNLKCKYCGYGEFYTDYDERVNKYMPFEIAREMINYLVNLWQSPLNYSQNHNVTVGFYGGEPLMNIDFIKKVIDYLEKLSIPKIHFRWSMTTNALLLGKSMDYLVEKDFSILVSLDGNEENHGYRVNHNSKNSFPDVHQNVRQLQQKYPDFFKRNVNFNSVLHNKNSVSEIFDYIKKEFGKNPSISELSDAGIRPEKVEEFKKTYRNNYESLQQAENYEDIINESILNNPDFRELTSFAGQYSGNIFERYTDLLSKKIKKTYLPTGTCSPFSKKVFVTVNGKILPCERIGFQHALGVVSKNGVQLDLEQIAQRINSYYNNITEQCSSCHRTQTCVQCIYYLDKLSEKPVCKGFTNEKRFSDYLARNISYLENNPGDYKKVLEDVSIE
- a CDS encoding rSAM-modified peptide; translated protein: MKKEKKLKLDTLNLKELANKDVAQISGGAIQICNCSCYCIISMDSFFTRKDNLIHVDRTLP
- a CDS encoding rSAM-modified peptide; the protein is MKTRKKLKLDSLNLNELENKEANKIVGGIVCTCRCYCTAYYERSYSSWDEVHVVVKEV